A genomic segment from Malaclemys terrapin pileata isolate rMalTer1 chromosome 1, rMalTer1.hap1, whole genome shotgun sequence encodes:
- the PCDH17 gene encoding protocadherin-17 isoform X6: MYLSICCFFFCWAPALTLKNLNYSVPEEQGAGTVIGNIGRDARLQAGAGGQPPPAERGGGRGTKSTFRVLENSAPHLLDVDGESGLLYTKQRIDREALCRRSAKCQLSLEVFANDQEICMIKVEIQDLNDNAPAFPSDQVDMDISENAAPGTRFPLTSAHDPDAGDNGLRTYLLTRDDYGLFSLDVKSRGDGTKFPELVIQKPLDREEQSHHTLVLTALDGGDPPRSGTVQLNVRLIDSNDNSPVFEAASYVVELPENAPLGTAVIDLNATDADEGTNGEVLYSFSGYAPERVRDLFSIDPQSGLIRVKSNLDYEESGLIEIDVQARDLGPNPIPAHCKVTVRLIDRNDNAPAIGFVSVRQGALSEAAPPGTVIALVRVTDRDSGKNGQLQCRVLGGGGAGAVPFALEENYDNFYTVVTDRPLDREAQDEYNVTILARDGGSPPLNSTKSFSVRILDENDNPPRFSKSLYVLQVPENNIPGEYLGSVLAQDPDLGQNGTVSYSILPGHVGDVSIYTYVSVNPTNGAIYALRSFNYEQTKHFEFRVLAKDSGSPHRESNATVRVTVLDVNDNAPLIVLPALINDTAELQVPRNAGVGYPVGTVHALDSDFGESGRLTYEIVEGNEEHLFEMDPTSGEIRTLHPYWEELSPVAELVVKVSDHGKPSLSAVAKLIVRALAGPLPEAGEPQVNGEQHRRPHWDLSLPLIVTLSTVSIILLAAMITIAVKCKRENKEIRTYNCRIAEYSHPQLGGGGSSSGGGGGGGGGGGKGKKKKISKNDIMLVPSEGEDSRGPLNVMNVVSSPSLATSPMYFDYQTRLPLSSPRSEVMYLKPASNNLTVPQGHVGCHTSFTGQGTNASEAPPSRMSIIQTDNFPAEPNYMGSRQQFVQSSSTFKDPERASLRDSGHGDSDQADSDQDTNKGSCCDMSVREALKMKTTSTKSQPLEQVWSEV, encoded by the coding sequence ATGTACCTTTCCATTTGTTGCTTTTTCTTCTGCTGGGCTCCTGCCCTGACTCTGAAGAACCTGAATTACTCGGTgccggaggagcagggggcgggcaCGGTGATCGGGAACATCGGCAGGGATGCCCGGCTGCAAGCGGGGGCGGGCGGGCAGCCGCCGCCGGCGGAGCGGGGAGGCGGCCGGGGGACCAAATCGACTTTCCGGGTGCTGGAGAACTCGGCGCCGCACCTGCTGGACGTGGACGGCGAGAGCGGGCTGCTCTACACCAAGCAGCGCATCGACCGCGAGGCGCTGTGCCGGCGCAGCGCCAAGTGCCAGCTCTCGCTCGAGGTCTTCGCCAACGACCAGGAGATCTGCATGATCAAGGTGGAGATCCAGGACCTGAACGACAACGCGCCCGCCTTCCCCTCCGACCAGGTGGACATGGACATCTCGGAGAACGCGGCGCCGGGCACCCGCTTCCCCCTCACCAGCGCCCACGACCCGGACGCCGGCGACAACGGGCTGCGCACTTACCTGCTCACCCGCGACGACTACGGCCTCTTCTCGCTCGACGTCAAGTCGCGGGGCGACGGCACCAAGTTCCCGGAGCTGGTGATCCAGAAGCCGCTGGACcgcgaggagcagagccaccacaCGCTGGTGCTGACGGCGCTGGACGGCGGCGACCCGCCCCGCTCGGGCACGGTGCAGCTCAACGTGCGCCTCATCGACTCCAACGACAACAGCCCCGTCTTCGAGGCGGCCTCGTACGTGGTGGAGCTGCCGGAGAACGCGCCGCTGGGCACCGCCGTCATCGACCTCAACGCCACCGACGCGGACGAGGGCACCAACGGCGAGGTGCTGTACTCCTTCAGCGGCTACGCGCCCGAGCGCGTCCGCGACCTCTTCAGCATCGACCCGCAGAGCGGCCTCATCCGCGTCAAGAGCAACCTGGACTACGAGGAGAGCGGCCTCATCGAGATCGACGTGCAGGCCCGCGACCTGGGGCCCAACCCCATCCCCGCCCACTGCAAGGTGACCGTGCGCCTCATCGACCGCAACGACAACGCGCCCGCCATCGGCTTCGTCTCCGTCCGCCAGGGGGCGCTCAGCGAGGCCGCCCCGCCGGGCACCGTCATCGCCCTGGTGCGGGTCACCGACCGCGACTCCGGCAAGAACGGGCAGTTGCAGTGCCGGGTGCTGGGCGGCGGCGGGGCGGGCGCGGTGCCCTTCGCCCTGGAGGAGAACTACGACAACTTCTACACGGTGGTGACCGACCGGCCGCTGGACCGCGAGGCGCAGGACGAGTACAACGTGACCATCCTGGCCCGGGACGGGGGCAGCCCCCCGCTCAACTCCACCAAGTCCTTCTCCGTGCGGATCCTGGACGAGAACGACAACCCGCCCCGCTTCAGCAAGAGCCTCTACGTGCTGCAGGTGCCTGAGAACAACATCCCTGGCGAGTACCTAGGCTCCGTGCTGGCCCAGGACCCAGACCTGGGCCAGAATGGGACTGTGTCCTACTCCATCCTGCCCGGGCACGTGGGCGACGTCTCCATCTACACCTACGTCTCCGTCAACCCCACCAATGGCGCCATCTACGCCTTGCGGAGCTTCAACTATGAGCAAACCAAGCACTTTGAGTTCCGCGTGCTGGCCAAGGACTCGGGCTCACCCCACCGCGAGAGCAATGCCACTGTGCGTGTCACCGTGCTCGACGTCAACGACAACGCACCTCTCATTGTTCTGCCTGCCCTCATCAATGACACTGCGGAGCTCCAGGTGCCACGCAACGCTGGTGTGGGCTACCCCGTGGGCACCGTGCATGCCCTGGACAGTGATTTTGGGGAGAGCGGACGCCTCACGTACGAGATCGTCGAAGGCAATGAGGAGCACCTCTTTGAGATGGACCCCACCAGTGGCGAGATACGCACTTTGCACCCATACTGGGAAGAACTCAGTCCCGTGGCTGAATTGGTGGTCAAGGTCAGTGACCACGGCAAGCCCAGCCTCTCAGCCGTGGCCAAACTGATTGTCAGGGCCTTGGCAGGACCATTGCCCGAAGCCGGCGAGCCGCAGGTGAATGGTGAGCAGCATCGGCGACCACACTGGGACCTGTCACTGCCCTTGATTGTGACCTTGAGTACAGTCTCCATCATCCTACTAGCTGCCATGATCACCATTGCCGTGAAGTGCAAGCGGGAGAACAAGGAGATTCGCACCTACAATTGCCGCATCGCAGAGTACAGCCATCcccagctgggaggagggggcagcagcagcgggggaggaggaggaggtggcggtGGCGGAGGCAAGGGCAAGAAGAAGAAGATCAGCAAGAATGACATAATGCTGGTGCCCAGTGAGGGCGAGGACAGCAGGGGCCCCCTCAATGTCATGAACGTAGTGAGCAGCCCATCCTTGGCCACCTCACCCATGTACTTTGACTACCAGACCCGTCTGCCCCTCAGCTCACCCAGGTCCGAGGTGATGTATCTGAAACCCGCCTCCAACAACCTGACTGTTCCCCAGGGACATGTGGGCTGCCACACCAGCTTCACAGGGCAAGGGACTAACGCCAGCGAGGCTCCCCCGAGCCGGATGTCCATTATTCAG